Within Sorghum bicolor cultivar BTx623 chromosome 2, Sorghum_bicolor_NCBIv3, whole genome shotgun sequence, the genomic segment AGGAACATCATGGAACATCGTTCCCAAATGCGGTGGAACACGAATCATATATAGGAGCAATCATAGGAACGTCAGTCCCAAACGACTATGGAACTTCGTGGTGTGTGTGCATACTGCGCCGTGCCCGTCCATGAGCGGTCGGCGAAAAATCTAGATGGTGATTGACTCATTGGCCTAGACCTGCAATGAGCCTTAAGGTTGGAGTTGGACAGCCtaaatgaaacaaaaatacAATAGTAAATTATATCACACTAGGAATCAAACTCATTTGATTCAAAACAACACGTAAAACTACCTGAGCCAACCACTACGTCCCAAACACGTTCCTTTAGAAAGTGGAACGCGTTCCGCAACTTAAAGAAACGAGACGAAGCTATATACCCCCTACGTTCCATAGTTTATGAGAATATCGTACCGCGTACCACGTTCCCGTACCACGTATTCCGGGAACTTGGCTGCTAAGGTGTTAACACCTCCCACCAAATTTCCCCTCGTCTCGCCATTTCCGATTCAAATCCCCACCCCGGCGGCCGGCGCCCGCAACCTTGCAACGCCGCCGCCAGCCTTCCCAGCTACCGTCCATGCGCCGTCTCTCAGCGGCGTCATGAACAGCgctgcagccaacagctgccGCAAGCGCCGCTTTGCCGATGCCCACGAGGGCGGCTCCtcacctcgccgccgccgcctcaccCTCGTCCCCAACTTGTTCCAGGTCGTTCGGTCCTTCGCAATCCGCACGCTCGCCACCGCCCCCCACAAGCGCCGCCACGACGACGCCACCTCCTCGTCTCGCCTCTGCCGTCGCCgtagccgccaccgccacctcaGCCCCGTCCCGTTCCCCGCCCTCCGACCGCGTAGCCCCCGCGTCGCGCTAGTCACCACCCCGCGCCGCCACCGCAAGCTTCACGTCGACGACGCCCGCCACGCCCTCTTCACTCCCTGTCGCCACCGCAGCCGTAGCAGTCTGCTTCCCAGGGTCAGGCACTTCCCAGTCCTTGGTCCATTCGCACTCCATTTCCTCCTCAAGACCGGCACATTAgcccctcgccgtcgccggaaGCCTGCGGAGGTAGATATGGGCAACCTCTTCTCACAGCTACTGGGGAAGAGCAGCAGCGACGGTGTATCAGAGGCGCACACGAAGCGGCTCGATGGGTCGCCGGAAGTGGTGGATCTCACAGTGGAGCCAGAGCTTGAAAATATCGATGTCGTGGGGAGGCGAATTGGCGACTGGAGCGTCCCTGCACTGGGGTCATCAAGGTCGCTGGAGAAGAAGCCGATGGTCCGCAAGGCACTTCAGTGGACGAAGAAGCGCGTTGGAAGATTACAGGAGTCAGGAATCGAGAAGCTCAGACTTGCTGAGCTGCCTGGTCCTCTGGACACTACACCCAAGGAGGTTACCATTTTAATCTTAATTCTCATGGAGTTTACTGAACAATGTATACATggccttttattttttttatttgaatagtGAAAAATGGGTAATGTGCTGGTGTTTTCAAAACTTTAGTTCTTTGAAATACAGCACCTATCGAAAATGGCTAATTGTGAGCTTTTGAAACAGAACATGAGTAGCAATTTTCTCTAAGCCTAAATTTTCTGTAGGCACACTTAATgcaaaaattaaatcattttcccCCAAATGTGCTGAGCTTTGGCACATTTAATTAATACATGCTATCTCTGTTTTTAAGTATATACTAATTACTTAGCTTTTCCTAAACTTCATATTTAAAAACTGAGGGAGTAAATTAGTACTCTGGCTTATTAGTTTTCTGTTGTTTTAATTGTTATAGCAACTTTTCATATGTATAATTTACTTTGAAACTTGATTATTGTAGGATCTATCTGAACTATTTACACCTCTAAGTgacaaagaagaaagagaagttAATACTCTGTTGTATAATAGGAATCACAGGTATACTTAGCATATGCTCATGTTATGGAACTTTTTTCTTCATATTGCTGGCACAACCAAATGATATTCTGGTTTCTCTTATTTTGTAGTGATAAAGTCGTAGTGATACATGAGCCTTCTAACATTGAGATTACTAACGATAAACTTCAATGTTTGAGGCCTCGTGGGTGGTTGAATGATGAGGTAAATATATTGAGTATTCCTTTTTCATCTGAGATAATTCTGCAAAAGATCTTTAATGATCACTCAGCAAAAATATGTGATGCTAGGATCCCTAGTGCTATCTCTAACATTGTGTTTTCTGCTGCTTGCAGGTCATTAATTTGTACATTGAACTGTTAAAGGAGAGGGAACAAAGGGAACACAACAGGTTTTTGAAATGCCATTTCTTCAATACATTCTTCTACAAGAAGGTATTGGATTTTCGCTTCACATATTGCATGCATAAATGTCCTTTGAAATGCTGGTTCTATTATATTATATTTAAGACTTATGGTCTTATACCGCATAGGAAGCAAAAGCATTGCCAATCGGGATTCGATAATCGGTTAATAAATGGTTCATGTATTGCCAAAGATGGATGTTATCTGATAGCAGCAAACTTGATATTAGAAATTTGCTTGCAAGCATACAGGATTGTACAATTATTTATGAACAAGCATCTCCTATATAATACATGGCCTCTTGTCATGGTAATCAATGCAAATAGTGTGATTCCAGACCCTTGCCTGGAATGCCTGGCAATGCATGTGTTTCGTCTTCTTATGCTAAATTGaacaattttcttgttcttctggaGTTCTCAAAGCTAATATTAATGAATTAATGTCATTGTTCCTCTTTTAGGCTCTAAATTCACTTACTTTTTTAACACCTAGCTTACAAGCAAGGATAATAAATTTGTAACATTCTTGTCATGTATCTTAGCATTCCTCTGAGCCTAGTTAGAACACCTGCATTTTGGTGGAGGTTAACTCTTCCTTTAAGTTACAAGTTAGTTTTTCTCATATGGCTAGCACCCAGCACTAGCAGACCTCATGACTTCTGAATTATTCTCAGCTTACTTGTGGAATAGCTGGTTATGATTATCAGTCTGTTAGAAGATGGACAATGTTCAAGAGGTTGGGCTATGAACTCGTCGAGTGTGAGAAAGTAAATTGCTATTTTGTCCTTTTCATATTATTGGACTTGTCTCTGTTTCATGCTTACCCACATCCAACTTACCGTCAGAATTTATGTTACAGATCTTTGTTCCAGTGCATAGAAATGTACATTGGTGTTTGGTAGTTATAAACATGAAGGATAAAACATTGCAGTACCTTGATTCTCTTGGAGGTTTGGGCCATGATGTACTGAAAGTACTGGTAAGCTTATCTGACCAAACAGAAAGTTACACCattcttggccttgtttagttcaccccaaaatccaaaaacttttcaagattccccatcacatcgaatcttgcggcacatgcatggagcattaaatatagataaaaaaataactaattgcagagTTTGGCTgcaatttgcgagataaatcttttgagcctagttagtccatggttggacaataattgccaaatacaaatgaaagtgctacagtgtcaaaatgcaaaaaaattttggagagtGCCT encodes:
- the LOC110432992 gene encoding uncharacterized protein LOC110432992; the encoded protein is MRISYRVPRSRTTYSGNLAAKVLTPPTKFPLVSPFPIQIPTPAAGARNLATPPPAFPATVHAPSLSGVMNSAAANSCRKRRFADAHEGGSSPRRRRLTLVPNLFQVVRSFAIRTLATAPHKRRHDDATSSSRLCRRRSRHRHLSPVPFPALRPRSPRVALVTTPRRHRKLHVDDARHALFTPCRHRSRSSLLPRVRHFPVLGPFALHFLLKTGTLAPRRRRKPAEVDMGNLFSQLLGKSSSDGVSEAHTKRLDGSPEVVDLTVEPELENIDVVGRRIGDWSVPALGSSRSLEKKPMVRKALQWTKKRVGRLQESGIEKLRLAELPGPLDTTPKEDLSELFTPLSDKEEREVNTLLYNRNHSDKVVVIHEPSNIEITNDKLQCLRPRGWLNDEVINLYIELLKEREQREHNRFLKCHFFNTFFYKKLTCGIAGYDYQSVRRWTMFKRLGYELVECEKIFVPVHRNVHWCLVVINMKDKTLQYLDSLGGLGHDVLKVLTRYIVDELKDKSNLEVDPSSWVVVSESLPLQQNGWDCGMFMLKYIDFHSRGIKPCFSQEHMMYFRNRTAKEIMTLRAD